From the Lactobacillus johnsonii genome, the window AGTCAGAAGCTAAGTTAGCATTCTTTTGAGCTTCATTTGCATTAATTTCACTCATTGGAATACCAGTCTTAGTTTGAATTAAAGCATACATATCTTCTGGTGTAACTTTAAGTTCACTAGCTTTGCCGGCATTCTTAAGATCTTTCTTAAGGTCTTCAATCTCTTTCTTAATCTTAGCAGCTTCATCATATTTTTCCTTCTTAGCTGCTTCTGCCTTTTTACCTTCTAAGGCATGAATCTTGTTCTTAATTGAAGTTTCATCTTTTTGATCCATACCTAAGGACTTCTTAGCACCAGCTTCGTCCATTAAGTCAATGGCCTTATCTGGTAAGTGACGATCATTAATGTAACGATTTGAAAGTTCTGCAGCAAGCTTCAAAGCTTCTGGATCATATTTAACATTGTGGTATTTTTCATATCTTGGAGCTAATCCCTTCAAAATTTGAATAGCATCCTTGATAGTTGGTTCTGGAACTTGAACTGGTTGGAATCTTCTAGCTAAAGCAGGGTCTTTTTCGATTTGTTGGTATTCACTAGTAGTAGTTGCACCAATAACACGAATTTCACCGCTAGCTAATGCTGGCTTTAAGATATTAGCAGCATCCCCAGAATTATTTTCTGAATCAGTAGAACCTGCACCAACAATATTATGTAATTCATCGATAAAGAGAATAACATTCTTGTCACCCTTAGCCTTATCGATAATCTTCTTTAGTTTTTCTTCAAAACTACCACGAAGAGAAGTACCTGCAACTAATTCATTAATATTTAACTCAATAATATGAGCATTCTTTAGTTTTTCAGGAACGTCTCCATCAACAATTCTTTGAGCTAATCCTTCAACTACCGAGGTTTTACCAACACCAGCAGGACCAGTCAAAACAGGATTGTTCTTTTTACGTCTACTCAAAATTTCAATAACTTGATCAATAACAGCGGTACGTCCAATGACAGGATCATATTTACCCTTCTTAGCTTGTTCAGTTAAATCAACACCAATTGGCTTTTCCTTTTGTTGGCCATTTTGAGCGCCTTGTTGAGGTGCTTGACCAGCACTATATCTCATTGGTTGTTGACCACTAGTCATTCTTCCATCATTGAAAAAATCTCTGTTTAATTCATTAAACAAATCATCAAAATTATAGTTTCCATTGTCAAAGTATGCCATGCTTTACACACTCCTCATATTCTCAAAAATTTTAGCACTCATAAGTTATAAGTGCTAACTACTCACATTTCTTATTATAGCAGGTTATCCACAGAAAGCAAAATATTATTTTCTCTTTTTCCACAGATTATTTTAATTTGTGAGCAAAATAAGCGTAAAGTGCTTAATAAAGCATTTTACGCTTAAAAAGTTTGTGAATTAATATTATGACATAGTTCTAAAATTATTTATTTTTATTAATTTTCAAATAATTTAATCATTTATTATCTTTTTCTTTTTATGCTTGTCCTGTGGTCTTTGATTATTGCCAGGAATATTGTTTCCATTATTGTTTTCAAGCAAATACTGCTTAATTAACTGAACTACTTGTTTATTTTGCGGAAGAGAAGAATGTTGTGCATCCGATCCTGTAACTGTCATCGTCGTATAGTGCTTTACCTGATTTTGAAAAATATATTTTCCTGCTGCCACACTACTTTCAGGTACTAACCCATCCGACTCATAATTCTCTCCCCCTGATACTGAATATACATCTAAATTCTTAGGAATTTTCTTTCGATTTTTAATAAAATCATTCAGCATTTCGGTTTTATGGTCAACATTACTCTCATTAAAGTTATAGGGTGTCCCGAGGGTCATCAATTTCTTTATTTTGATTTCATCACTATAATCTGCATAGTATTTTTCTAGCCAATATGTCCAAATCAATCCACCATTTGAATGTCCAAATGCCTTAAAATTATTAAATTTATATTGCTGACTAAGCTGAGCAAAAGCCTCATCAAACCAACCTGCTTGTTTCTTAATATTGGCGTAACCATCATGATTATTTTCAAATCCTACTACAATAAACGGTTCATTATCATTACGATTAATTTTACCGCTATACTTCAATGTACCATCTTTCTTCACTTGAATTTTTAATAGACTATGCTTTTTCAGAGTATCTTTATTTAGCAGATTAACCAATTCATTAAAACGCTCAGTAGTTGCACTTGATCCTGGAATCATAATTACAGGAGACATTTGTGACTTTCGTCTTTCAGCTAAATCATGATTAGCACTTTTAATCCAAAAAAATGTTGGAATAGATAAAACTATCAAAAAGATGAAGGTACCTAGCAAAAGCAAACGATTTTTCGATATCCTATCTTTATTTAACATATTCATAGCCAGCCTCCTCATCATTTAACAAATCAATTTCGTCTTGAACATCCTTGGCCATCTTCACAATTGGAAGATATAACAAAATATCGAATGCAAACAGCAGCATTGAGAAAATTAGCGCTTGCCAGTTTCCATTTGTAGCAATAAAGGCATACAAAGGTCCCGGAGTTCCAGATAATACATTGTAGGCTGAAGCCGGAATTAAATGTATTGCAATCATACTTGCAGCTAAAAGCATATTTACAACTGGTAAAAATATATAAGGCAGTAAGAATAATGGGTTAAGGATAATAGGAATACCAATTAAAGCCCCCTGATTAGAGCCAAATAGAGTTGGAATAAAACTCCAACGGGCAACTCTAGCAATATCATTTTTCTTAATAAAAATTAAAATGCCAATCAATATCACTAAGGTTAGGCCGTTACCACCAAATTTTCCATAAGATTGATATAAAGAATTTCCCACATATGGATTAGGTACATTCCAACTTGAGCCATGTGTCAAAGCATAGTTTAAATTAGCAACATTAGTCGCACTATCACCACCAGCAGTAAGAGATACTAAAGGCTGGCCAATGCCACACCAGTTTAACAACAATGCTAGAAGTAATAAGGGAATAAAAATACCCAGATTTAAATTATTCTGTCCTTGACTTTGGAAAAATTGATAAAAGTTTGTGGCGATCATTCGTACATGGACTAAACTAGCTAAAATCCCAATTACTAATCCAATTAACCAAGTAGCAAGCATCGGACGAAATGAATTAAAAGCTCTTTGCTTTATTACTTGGGCACTTTCTGCATGGCGATGATGATAGTCAGTTCCAAGAAATCTAAAAATGAGTCCCGTTCCAAAACCGATCAAGAGAGCAAATAAAAAACTATTAATATTCAAAAAACGCCAGTTAAAAGATAGTTGGAAATCTCTAATATCTCTAAAACGATATGCACATAACAGCAAAGCTAGCATTCCTGAAACACCAGCCATCTGGGCATCTTTTTGATATAAACGTGCAGTATATTGTGCTGAAAAATATGCAGTAAATAGTCCAAAAGTTCCAAATATTACACTGGTAACGCCCTGACAGGCATACCAGGATGCATTAAAAATCTGATCAGGTAACCACTTATCAAAATAAAAGATATTAGATATTAAACTCGTTGGAGAGAAAACACTCTGCCATAAAAACTGAAAAATACTTCCTACAACAGCAAGTGGCATTAGCATCATCAGAGTTCGATCAGTTACTCTAAAAAATGCTAATCTACGAAGTCGCACAATAGTTTTAAAAATAATTTTTTCCATAATTTAATCCTTACCTCTAATAATCTATTTCCTAGTTTAAATTAAATATTGTAAGAAACCTATTCTTTTTTATTAAAATACAGCTTAAATCGGACAAGCTTCTTTAAACCCAGATTAGACAAAGAACATGCTATAATGATGAGGAAAATAAAAAGGAGAAAAATTATGGCTAAACGAAGTTTTTCGATTAATGATGAAACTGACCGTCTACTCAACTACTATTTAAATCATTCAGATAAAGAATGGGACTTAGTAATTAATGAAGCAATTAAAAGCTATGTATGTGATCATTTAACTCAAAAGCAAGTTCATGAAGCAGTTAAACATACCGGAAAAGATGCCTTTCCAGCTAATGAAGTTCTTCGTACTTTCAATAGTAGCTGGATCAATGGCGAGTCTTAATATTCATTGCATAAAGTCATACCTTCCGGCAAAATAAAGGTAGCAATTCTACAAAATAAGCTGACACTTGTCAGCTTATTTTTATACAACTATTCTTGATTAAAAGGAGGAAAATACATGCTAAAAAAACATGCGCTAGATCCAATTAAGTTAATCTGGTTATTTGCTGGTTCTTTAATAATTAATACTGGTGTTAGTTTTATTTGGCCACTAACTACCATTTATATTCATAATTATCTTCATGAGACGCTTACAGTAGCTGGGATTGTTTTATTCATAAATTCAGCTTTTACAATGGTTGGAAATGCAGTTGGAGGCCTTTTATTTGATAAATGGCATCCTTACCAAACCCTTTTAACTGGTGTCAGTATTTCCACCTTATCCACTTTCTTGCTAGTGTTATTTCATGGCTGGCCAGCCTATCCAATTTTGTTAATTACTTTAGGCTTAGGCAACGGTATTGTAGTAACTGGCTTAAATTCAATTGCTACTTTAATTCAAAGTCGGAATGCCTCTTATGTGTTTAATGTCTTGTATTTCACTCAAAATTTAGGTTTAGTATTTGGGTCCCTAATGGTGGGATTCATTTTACCCTTTGGTATTACTTATATTTTCTTACTTGCTTTTATTATGTTTGCCTTTTTAAGCATTGTAATCTTTTTTGAATATCGTGGTTTAAACCAGGCTCATGCCTCTACAAATAAAAAAACGACTACAGCTGCCCATCAAGAAAAAATTCCTTACGGCGCAAAAAGAGCTATTTTCTCTATCTTAATTTGTGTTCTAGCTGCTTGGATTGCTTATGAACAATGGAATTCTAATATTTCCTCCTACATGCTTGGCTTACACATGAGCGTTCGGTTATATAGTTTACTTTGGACTCTAAATGCTATTTTAATTGTCCTTATTCAACCGCTATTAACTTACTTTGATGACTGGCTAACTGCACATCTTCATGGACGATTATATATTGGTTTTAGTCTGTTTGGGCTAGCATTCTTACTACTAATTGGAGCAACCCACTACTTTAACTTTGTTTTAGCCATGGCCGTTCTAACATGCGGAGAAATTTTAGCATTTCCTGCTGTTTCAACTTTTGTTAATGATCGTGCTAGTAATAAAGACAAGGGAAAATACCAAGGAATTGTTCAATCAGTTACATCAGCTGGTCGAGCTCTAGGACCGCTAATTGGAGCTTTAGTAATTGATAATTTTTCCTATTTGACCTTATTTGTAGTTTGCACTGTTTTGGTTTTAATTTCTGTCCTTCTATTTTCAATCATTAATGCTTATAACAAGAAAAAAATCGCTGAATAGCGATTTTTTATTTTCTCTAATTTACAAAAAAAGCCTAATTCCACCAACATCGGAATCAGGCTCACACAGTGTTAGGTACCGCTATTCTGACCAAATAAAAGATACATTTTCGCTACCGTAGAAAATGCACCTTGCTACAACGGTACAGGTAAATCTTAGCACAGCAGCCCTACTTGCACAACCGCTTTTAAGGAAGTCAAAATCATAAAAAAAGAGATAGAAAATATTATTTCCTATCTCTATGAAGGCGATTTTATTAAATTTTCCATGAGATCGTTACATATCTCTCTCACCTTAAAATAGTCCTTAACTGGATAATTAGACTGAACTACTAATACATCGCGCGTGTCATTTGATATGCGGTAGTAAGTTGTATATCCATCGCCTGAACCATTTGAGGAATGAAAATCAGGGAAATTATAAAAACCAGCATTATATTTAGCAGGATCAGCTGGAGCATAAACCGTTTGTATTGATGAAGGTTTTATGATTTCTCCATTTAAAATCGCACTTGTAGCTCGATATAAGTCACTATTTGACATTACTAGGCTTCCAGCGCCCAAATCTCCACGTACTCTATCTACGGAAACACTATGTGGTACTAAATATCCCTGAGAGTTTTTAGTGTACGGTACTGCAACCTTAATATGCCTATTCTTAGGAATGTCCCAATAAAATTCTGTTTCGGAAAGCCCTAATTTTTTAATATAGGTATCTTTCACCAAACTTTCATAAGATTTATGGGTTACTTTTTCTAAAACACCAGATAATAAAATATAGTTAATTGACGAGTAAAAGCGTTGATTGTACTGTTTCTTATCGAAAACTATATTATGCTTAATATCATATTTAATTCCAGCTTGATTATTTTTAAAGACTGGCGTTCCATAGCTCGATTCATCTTTTCCTTGTAATCCGGCTTCCATAGTTAGAAGCTGCCCAATCGTAATTTGATTAGCATGGGATACTTGAGGATAGAATTTCGATAATTTGTCATTAAGTTTAAGCTTTTTCTGCTCAACTTGTTTCATAACGAGGGCACCAGTAAAAACCTTATTAACTGAATTAATAAAAAAAGCTGTTTTGGGTGTATTATGCTCTTTTTTACTAACATTTGCATAGCCTGTAGACTCATTAAGAATTACTTTATTATTCTTAATCGCCAGGATATTACCTGTGATACCTGCTTGTGCTAGTTTTTTTTTATGTCTACTGCCGCCTTACTTTTAACATTAGGCATCTTTACATTAGTTTTATTGCCCCATGCCTTAGTAAAGTAGTAACTATTTAGCTTATAGTTGACTGGATGATTCTTTTCTTCCATAAATGGTTTCACATATTGATCCACCTTTAACCATCCATTCCAACCAAGGTGGATAGTATCTTCCATGAAGAATTTCTTTCCACCGTCTTTTGATAAGTTAGCTATATTATTGAAACCTTGAGATGTAAGCTGCTTGGTAATCTTAGCAACGCATTCTTGATACATTGTCTGAGATAAACCAGTGTACTTAGCCCACTTTTCATTAACTGGTGGAATAATGAACAAGACATTAACATGTTCATGCGCAAGTTCATTTAATACCAATTCAAAGTCTGCATATTCTGGTGACTGAGTATAATCAAAATCTCTTTGAGAATTCTTTAGGTGCTTTAAGTGCTTATTGTTTAACTTTTTGTCAAAGAAACCATTAGAAATACCAAACTTATTATTTGTTGTTCCCTGTTGTCCCTGTTCATTAGCAAATTGACGTAAGTTGTCATAGGCATAAGTACCTGGCAGTTTACCTGCTTCTTTTTGAATCTTAGGAATGTTATTAGTCATCCCAATAGATGAGAAGAAATTATCTTCATTAGCTAACATTCGACGTCTAGCTTTCAAATACAAAGTTTGATACTTAGACAATTTTTGTCCTGAAGCTAAAGTCATTAATGCATACTTTGTTGTCTCACTAGCAGTTCCAGCTGGCATATCTAATAAGCGTCGAGCAGCATAACGAGTAGCTACACTGTCCTTAGCAGTCAAAATCCAATCAACTGCTTGAAGTTGAGAAAAATACATCCCAAAAGCTGCTGGATTTTGACCTTGCTTAGTAAACCACTGTGGAGAAATAATAAAAACTGCTTTTTTATTAGAAAGCTGATTTACTGTTTCCTGCATAGTGAAAAAGTGAGTTAAGGATTGACTTCCCGGTCCTCCTAGTAAGAAAGGTCGATAATTTCTTTTATATTTATAAGCTAAGACACTTGGGTGCAAGGCATCCATTCTTGATAATTCACTAGAACCATAAAATGGAACATAGTTTTTCTCAAAAGCAGCTTGCTTAATCGATTGACCTTTAAAGACAGTTTGAGATTGTGAAACTGAAGCTTTAAAGAGAGCATTATCTGACTTTTCACCATTTTGCCATGGAATT encodes:
- a CDS encoding PTS transporter subunit EIIC, with product MEKIIFKTIVRLRRLAFFRVTDRTLMMLMPLAVVGSIFQFLWQSVFSPTSLISNIFYFDKWLPDQIFNASWYACQGVTSVIFGTFGLFTAYFSAQYTARLYQKDAQMAGVSGMLALLLCAYRFRDIRDFQLSFNWRFLNINSFLFALLIGFGTGLIFRFLGTDYHHRHAESAQVIKQRAFNSFRPMLATWLIGLVIGILASLVHVRMIATNFYQFFQSQGQNNLNLGIFIPLLLLALLLNWCGIGQPLVSLTAGGDSATNVANLNYALTHGSSWNVPNPYVGNSLYQSYGKFGGNGLTLVILIGILIFIKKNDIARVARWSFIPTLFGSNQGALIGIPIILNPLFLLPYIFLPVVNMLLAASMIAIHLIPASAYNVLSGTPGPLYAFIATNGNWQALIFSMLLFAFDILLYLPIVKMAKDVQDEIDLLNDEEAGYEYVK
- a CDS encoding ATP-dependent Clp protease ATP-binding subunit, with amino-acid sequence MAYFDNGNYNFDDLFNELNRDFFNDGRMTSGQQPMRYSAGQAPQQGAQNGQQKEKPIGVDLTEQAKKGKYDPVIGRTAVIDQVIEILSRRKKNNPVLTGPAGVGKTSVVEGLAQRIVDGDVPEKLKNAHIIELNINELVAGTSLRGSFEEKLKKIIDKAKGDKNVILFIDELHNIVGAGSTDSENNSGDAANILKPALASGEIRVIGATTTSEYQQIEKDPALARRFQPVQVPEPTIKDAIQILKGLAPRYEKYHNVKYDPEALKLAAELSNRYINDRHLPDKAIDLMDEAGAKKSLGMDQKDETSIKNKIHALEGKKAEAAKKEKYDEAAKIKKEIEDLKKDLKNAGKASELKVTPEDMYALIQTKTGIPMSEINANEAQKNANLASDLKKVVIDQDKAIDIITDAIARKQVFKDSNRPTGSFLLTGPTGVGKTELAKQLAIKLFGKADALVRLDMSEYQDQMAVNKLIGSAPGYVGYGEGGQLTEKIRHQPYSLILLDEIEKANPQVFNALLQIMDDGRLTDAQGRTISFKDTIIIMTSNAGYSDKLLKGDDQDALRKALEVYFRPEFLNRLDAIVPFNSLTSEDMLKILDLYLVKMEKSLAKRNIKLHVTDDAKKYLAKKGYDKEFGARPLRRVVEQDLETPAAKLIVSKPDTKEVKFTIDDKHLYLNGEILEDVLFDKETREQEKKDIKEAEKADKKEEK
- the dltD gene encoding D-alanyl-lipoteichoic acid biosynthesis protein DltD, with protein sequence MSNKRKLWQIFGPVLCAFILLIILFLIPWQNGEKSDNALFKASVSQSQTVFKGQSIKQAAFEKNYVPFYGSSELSRMDALHPSVLAYKYKRNYRPFLLGGPGSQSLTHFFTMQETVNQLSNKKAVFIISPQWFTKQGQNPAAFGMYFSQLQAVDWILTAKDSVATRYAARRLLDMPAGTASETTKYALMTLASGQKLSKYQTLYLKARRRMLANEDNFFSSIGMTNNIPKIQKEAGKLPGTYAYDNLRQFANEQGQQGTTNNKFGISNGFFDKKLNNKHLKHLKNSQRDFDYTQSPEYADFELVLNELAHEHVNVLFIIPPVNEKWAKYTGLSQTMYQECVAKITKQLTSQGFNNIANLSKDGGKKFFMEDTIHLGWNGWLKVDQYVKPFMEEKNHPVNYKLNSYYFTKAWGNKTNVKMPNVKSKAAVDIKKN
- a CDS encoding MFS transporter encodes the protein MLKKHALDPIKLIWLFAGSLIINTGVSFIWPLTTIYIHNYLHETLTVAGIVLFINSAFTMVGNAVGGLLFDKWHPYQTLLTGVSISTLSTFLLVLFHGWPAYPILLITLGLGNGIVVTGLNSIATLIQSRNASYVFNVLYFTQNLGLVFGSLMVGFILPFGITYIFLLAFIMFAFLSIVIFFEYRGLNQAHASTNKKTTTAAHQEKIPYGAKRAIFSILICVLAAWIAYEQWNSNISSYMLGLHMSVRLYSLLWTLNAILIVLIQPLLTYFDDWLTAHLHGRLYIGFSLFGLAFLLLIGATHYFNFVLAMAVLTCGEILAFPAVSTFVNDRASNKDKGKYQGIVQSVTSAGRALGPLIGALVIDNFSYLTLFVVCTVLVLISVLLFSIINAYNKKKIAE
- a CDS encoding alpha/beta hydrolase; this encodes MLNKDRISKNRLLLLGTFIFLIVLSIPTFFWIKSANHDLAERRKSQMSPVIMIPGSSATTERFNELVNLLNKDTLKKHSLLKIQVKKDGTLKYSGKINRNDNEPFIVVGFENNHDGYANIKKQAGWFDEAFAQLSQQYKFNNFKAFGHSNGGLIWTYWLEKYYADYSDEIKIKKLMTLGTPYNFNESNVDHKTEMLNDFIKNRKKIPKNLDVYSVSGGENYESDGLVPESSVAAGKYIFQNQVKHYTTMTVTGSDAQHSSLPQNKQVVQLIKQYLLENNNGNNIPGNNQRPQDKHKKKKIIND
- a CDS encoding serine hydrolase domain-containing protein, whose translation is MAIKNNKVILNESTGYANVSKKEHNTPKTAFFINSVNKVFTGALVMKQVEQKKLKLNDKLSKFYPQVSHANQITIGQLLTMEAGLQGKDESSYGTPVFKNNQAGIKYDIKHNIVFDKKQYNQRFYSSINYILLSGVLEKVTHKSYESLVKDTYIKKLGLSETEFYWDIPKNRHIKVAVPYTKNSQGYLVPHSVSVDRVRGDLGAGSLVMSNSDLYRATSAILNGEIIKPSSIQTVYAPADPAKYNAGFYNFPDFHSSNGSGDGYTTYYRISNDTRDVLVVQSNYPVKDYFKVREICNDLMENLIKSPS